The Benincasa hispida cultivar B227 chromosome 9, ASM972705v1, whole genome shotgun sequence genome has a segment encoding these proteins:
- the LOC120084989 gene encoding protein DOG1-like 4: MSTSSGFDFPSFYATWFDHLHRLIDQLSTTTKDNQHNAASTADHLRLVETVMSHYSDYYRVKSIAAERDPLSVFSAPWATSLERSLHWIAGWRPTTTFHLIYSESSILFESRIVDILRGLRTGDLGDLSPSQFRRVSELQCQTVEEENAITEELSEWQDDVSELIGARAEMTGRVEGLVSIIKKADDLRLRTVQKVVEFLTPKQAIEFLIAATELQFGVRGWGLDQDRRRGHDPDQ; this comes from the exons ATGAGCACCAGCAGCGGATTCGACTTCCCGAGCTTTTACGCCACCTGGTTCGACCACCTCCACCGCCTCATCGACCAGCTCTCCACCACCACCAAAGACAACCAACACAACGCCGCCTCTACCGCCGATCACCTCCGCCTTGTGGAGACCGTGATGTCCCACTACTCTGATTACTACCGGGTGAAGTCGATTGCGGCGGAGCGTGACCCTCTTTCCGTGTTCTCCGCGCCGTGGGCTACCTCTCTCGAACGATCCCTTCACTGGATCGCTGGATGGCGCCCTACTACTACTTTTCATCTTATCTATTCTGAATCCTCCATCCTCTTTGAATCACGCATCGTCGATATTCTCCGCGGTCTTCGCACCGGTGACCTCGGCGATCTCTCCCCTTCCCAGTTTCGCCGTGTTAGCGAGCTCCAATGTCAAACC GTGGAGGAGGAGAATGCGATAACAGAAGAGCTATCGGAGTGGCAGGACGACGTGAGCGAGCTGATCGGAGCTAGGGCGGAGATGACGGGGAGGGTTGAAGGTCTGGTCAGCATTATAAAGAAAGCCGACGATCTCCGCCTTAGGACAGTGCAGAAAGTGGTGGAGTTTCTCACGCCCAAGCAGGCCATCGAGTTCCTCATAGCTGCCACCGAGCTCCAGTTCGGTGTTCGGGGATGGGGACTCGATCAGGACCGTCGTCGTGGCCATGATCCAGACCAATAA